One Alternaria dauci strain A2016 chromosome 6, whole genome shotgun sequence DNA window includes the following coding sequences:
- a CDS encoding mitochondrial 54S ribosomal protein mL54 has protein sequence MICRTCLRAASRAQATPFPRAQQASRFLTTTPPLRNATPISANTATQSAGRQGDSTSSHAPPTATSTSAAQPFSEPLTPAASPDLKATAAEAGKKKAAPLVKSSIPAGQPLKGLNFLKDRQDPVALADDEYPSWLWTILDRQEKKAEAGAGDLFSKSKKQRRLAAKRLRKEQAMNPEMMAPKVPLYEQTIDLPGGDGTLEGAIKAQEAREELTKAMRNKRRASIKEANFLKAMG, from the exons ATGATATGTCGAACCTGTCTCCGAGCCGCCTCGCGCGCCCAAGCAACCCCATTCCCACGCGCCCAACAAGCCTCACGCTTCCTCACCACCACACCACCCCTCCGCAACGCAACACCAATCTCCGCGAACACCGCAACGCAATCCGCAGGCCGCCAAGGCGACTCGACGTCCTCGCATGCCCCGCCAACCGCGACATCGACATCTGCCGCACAGCCTTTTAGCGAGCCGTTAACGCCAGCCGCGAGTCCGGATCTGAAAGCTACGGCTGCGGAGGctggcaagaagaaggctgcGCCGCTGGTGAAGAGCAGTATACCGGCTGGGCAACCACTCAAGGGATTGAATTTCCTAAAGGATAGACAGGATCCAGTTGCGTTGGCTGATGACGAGTATCCGAGTTGGCTGTGGACGATATTGGACCGgcaggagaagaaggccgaggCTGGGGCGGGAGATTTGTTCT CGAAATCAAAGAAACAGCGTCGTTTGGCTGCGAAGCGCCTCCGCAAGGAACAGGCCATGAACCCGGAGATGATGGCGCCGAAAGTGCCGTTGTACGAACAGACTATTGATTTACCGGGTGGAGATGGGACTTTGGAGGGGGCGATCAAGGCACAGGAGGCGAGAGAGGAGTTGACAAAGGCAATGAGGAATAAGAGGAGGGCGAGCATCAAGGAGGCTAATTTCCTAAAGGCCATGGGATAG